AGAATGTCTCGGCGATGATATGTGGATTATGCACAAAGTAGCTTAGTCTTTCCATCTGACTTCTGGCTTGGCACTCTCGATGGCTTAAATAGGGCAACCAATGACTCAGACTCGCACTTCCTGATTGCAATATCGCAGCTACAGACTCCGCAAATCCTTGGAGATGTCGCTTATCTTTTGGCTTGATCCATTGACGCAATTGTTGTTGTAGCTGAAGATATAGGTGGGGCATGGATAAGATCTTTTGTTGAGGAACTTGAGTATCTCATCTCTTGTCCCTTTTATCCCTCTTGTCTCATTTTGAGACTCTATGCCTAGCAACCTTTCTCAGACTTTTCTGCACCACTAAGCACCTGACCTTTAGTTTGTGATGGGTAAATAGCTAAAGATGATTCCCATCCTCCCCAATCGCCTAAAAAAGGAGAGATAGAAGGATCGACTTTCTGCCATGCATTTACAAAATCATTGATTTTACTTATTTCTGATGGCGATCTTCGCTCTTGGAAAAATCTACTTCCTCCTGCTACTCTTGCTAGTGAATCCGCCACGAGAACTTGGATTTCTTGATCAGATACATATCGAGTAGATTTTGGAGCATTTTGCGCGATCGCCCCTGACCAATTCCCCACTATCAAAACCGTTGCAAAACTCAACGAACCCAGAAAAGCTTTTTTTATAAACATCATCTTAGTACAGGACAAAAAGTTGCAAAAGTAGACAGGAAGGGGTTTTATAAAAGATAACCACATCACAAATAAAACCCCTATGAAAGAGATTAGCGTATTTTGCGAAAAGTTACATGAACATCTGCAATGGAATGGAGCAAGACTCTTATTTGTGTCGATGTTCCTGATCGCACTAATGCGAGTAAAGACAGTAAACCTAGCGGAAATCGCGACAGGATTTAGTGGAGAAGCCAAAGTCGAATCACACTATAAGCGGTTACAGAGATTTTTTCGAGAGTTTGAAGTGGACTATGAAAGCATCGCTTTAATGGTCGTCAAAGTGATGAAAATACCTGAACCATGGGTAATCAGTATCGACCGCACCGATTGGAGATTTGGTAAGACGGTATTTAATGTGCTGACATTGGGAGTAGTGCATCACGGTATCGCATTCCCGTTGGTCTGGATGATGCTGGACAAAAAAGGTAACTCGAACACCCGTGAACGTTGTGAATTGTGTAATCGATTTCTGGAAATATTTGGAGATCGCAAAATCGACTTTTTGACCGCAGACCGAGAATTTGTGGGGGAAGAATGGTTTGATTACTTGCTGTGTGACCCATGTACCCACTTTCGTATCCGTATTCGCAAAAACACCTTGCTTGACGATGGGCAGAAGCAACTACGGGCTGACGTTTGTTTCCAAGATCTCCAAGTTGGTCAATCGAAAGTATTGTCTAAGCCGAGGCTTGTTTGGCAACATTGGCTCTATATTGCGGCAATGCGTCTGGAGGATGGCGATTTGTTAATTGTAGCAACCGCTCATGACCCTAATACCGCTATTGCTGACTATGCCAAACGTTGGGCGATTGAGACTTTGTTTGGCTGTTTTAAATCCCGTGGCTTTTGTTTGGAGGCTACTCACCTTCAAGCCCCTGAACGCCTTTCTAAACTTATTGCTTTACTCACCCTCGCTTTATGTTGGGCTTTTTCTTCGGGGCTTTGGCTTGCTCAGCTCAATCCCCTCAAACCTAAAAAGCACGGTCGCTTACCTAAAAGCATTTTTCGTCTTGGTTTTGATTTTCTGCGTCATATCATCTTTGACATCCATCTCAATTCCGAGGCTTTCTTCAACTCCATTAAATTTTTGTCCTGTACTTAGAAACATCATATTTAAACTAATCCTTATCTTTTATTCCGATTACCTTCTCTAACTGCC
This genomic stretch from Pseudanabaena galeata CCNP1313 harbors:
- a CDS encoding IS4 family transposase is translated as MKEISVFCEKLHEHLQWNGARLLFVSMFLIALMRVKTVNLAEIATGFSGEAKVESHYKRLQRFFREFEVDYESIALMVVKVMKIPEPWVISIDRTDWRFGKTVFNVLTLGVVHHGIAFPLVWMMLDKKGNSNTRERCELCNRFLEIFGDRKIDFLTADREFVGEEWFDYLLCDPCTHFRIRIRKNTLLDDGQKQLRADVCFQDLQVGQSKVLSKPRLVWQHWLYIAAMRLEDGDLLIVATAHDPNTAIADYAKRWAIETLFGCFKSRGFCLEATHLQAPERLSKLIALLTLALCWAFSSGLWLAQLNPLKPKKHGRLPKSIFRLGFDFLRHIIFDIHLNSEAFFNSIKFLSCT